In Microcella indica, the genomic window TCCGGTGACGGCCCCACTCTGGTGATGCGCCACCCGTGGTCGTGCAGCAGCAGGTGGTGGTGTCGGCAGAGCAGGATTCCGACGTCGACGTCGGTGCGGCCGCGATCACGCTCCCACTCATTGATGTGGTGCGCTTCGCACCAGCTCGGCGGGCGTTCACACCCGGGCCAACGGCATCCGCCGTCGCGGGCCGCGAGGGCGACGCGCTGGCGGGCGGTGAAGAGGCGCTGAGACCGGCCGACATCGAGCGGCTGACCGGTCGAGCCGATGAGGATCGGGGTCTGCACGCCTCCGCACAGCAGCCGATGCACGGTTGGGAGCGCGACGACGGTGCCTTCGGGGCTGCCCGTCGCCGGTTCGATGGACCCTGATCCTTCTCCCCGCGCGAGGTCAGCGGCGGTGACGAGCACGCGTACCTGCGGTGCGCCGGTGCCGAGGATCATGCTCGAGTCGGCGTCGGCTCCTGCGGCGAGCAGGTGCACGAGGGCATCTGACGCGTACTGCTCGGGCGTGCGCTGATCCTCGGCGATGCGTGAGGCCTTCGCAGCGTCAGCATCGTCGCCCGCGCCGACCGTCTCGACGAAGTGCACGCCACGTCGCTTCGGGGAGGTCGCTCGTTCGACAAGCTCACGAACCTGTGCGGCGGATTCCGGGTCGAGCATCCACGTCGCACGCGTCATGCCGTCTGGCAGCGTCCACAGTCGGAATGACCGCGCATCTCTCTGTGCGCGCTCGCGATCGACGAGTGCCGCCGTATCGAGCTCCTCGCGCGCGTGGCGAGCAAGCCGCAGCAGTCTGTCGACGTCGAGGTGCGCAGCCGCCTCCACGACCCGGGCGACGGCCGACCGAAGTGCGTCCGGCGCCACCGACTCATCGATGCCGTCGAAGACGGCACGAATCACGTCGAGCGCGCCGATGCTGATGCTGCCCGTGCGCACCGCCTGCAGTGCCGCGGTCAAGTAGGGGGCAACCATCGGCAGGTCGTCAGAGCCGGCCTCGCGCCCCGCACTGGTGTCGGGCGCTACGAGCATCCGACCCGTGTTGACTGCGGCAACAGCGTCGCGCCAGGACTCCCCGGTCGTGACACGCACGAGCTCTTCGACCGTGCGGTGCCCCGACCTCTGGGCAAGACCGTCATGCGCGAGTTCTGGGCGCGAGCGCCGGGCCAGTTCCCCCGCGAAGAGTGCGGTTCGGGCATCCAGCAATCGGTGTGCCTGTGCGCCGAGCTGCGTGATTGCGAGCAGATCGTCGTCCCCGAGCGCGCGCAGTGCGGTCGCGTCGAGCGGCACGCGCTCGAGCGCCGCCACGAGGGCGGTCAGGTGCTCGAGGGGTGCGGGGTAGGTCATGCATCCATGCTCCCATCGAACATACGTTCGAACAAGAGGTATGAGGAAATCTTGGGATAACTCGCGTAGAGCGCGGCCTGTGGAGGAGAGGATGCACCCTCAGCGCGACCTACCTGCGCGCTGCAACCTCGCGCATCCACGCCTCGACCTCATCCGCCGTGCGCGGAATCCCCGCCGACAGACTCTCGACCCCATCAGCCGTCACAACCACGTCATCCTCGATGCGCACACCTATCCCGCGAAGCTCAGACGGCACCGTCAGATCGTCCGGCTGGAAGTACAGCCCCGGCTCGATCGTGAACACCATGCCCTCTTCGAGCACGCCGTCGAGGTACAGGTCGCGCCGCGCCTGCGCGCAGTCGTGCACGTCGATGCCGAGATGGTGGGAGGTTCCGTGCACCATGTACCGCCGGTGGTAGCCGCCCTCGGGCGAGAGCGACTCCTCCGCGCTCACGGGCAGCAGCCCCCATTCGGCGGTGACGCGCGCGATGACGCGCATGGCCTCGGCATGAACATCCTTGAACCGGATGCCCGGCCGCACGATCTCGAACGCCGCGTCGGCCGCCTCGCGCACCGCCTCGTACACCCGCCGCTGCACCTCGGTGAATTCACCCGAGACGGGCAGGGTGCGGGTTATGTCGGCCGTGTAGTAACTGTCGAGCTCGACGCCCGCGTCGATGAGGATGAGGTCGCCCGGCACGACGGGCCCGTCGTTGCGTGTCCAGTGCAGGATGCACGCGTGCGGCCCGCTCGCGGCGATCGTGTCGTAGCCGACCGTGTTGCCGTCGGCTCGCGCGCGTCGGTTGAAGGTGCCTTCGACGAGGCGCTCGCCGCGGGGGTGCGCCACGATCTGCGGCAGGTCGGCGATGATGTCGTCGAATCCGACCTGGGTCGCCTCGACGGCACGGCGCATCTCCGCGAGCTCGAACGAGTCTTTGACGAGGCGCAGCTCGCTGAGGTCGCGCGCGAGCTCGTCGTCGCGCGCCGTGTCGACCTCGGCCGTGCCGGGCTCGGCGCCGGCGTGCAGGATGCGCGCAGCATCCAGTCGGTCGGTCAGCGACGGCTCTGCCTCGCGCACGATGAGGGTCTCGGGGCCGTCAGCGTCGAGGGCGTCCCACACGGCGTCGAGCGCGCTCAGCGGCCGAGCGTCCAGCCCGAGGTCGGTCGCGACATCGTCGACCGACGGCCGTGGCCCCGTCCAGAACTCGCCGACGGCGGGGTTGGCGTAGAACTCGTCGGAGTCGCGCCCGGCCGCCTCGCGGAAGTACAGCACAGCCTCGTGCCCCTCGGCCCCGTCGGCATGGGGCTCGAGCACGAGGACGCTGCCCGGCACGGCGTCGCTGCCCCACCCGGTGAGGTGCGCGAAGGCGCTGTGCGCGCGGTACGGGTAGTCGGTGTCGTTGGAGCGCTGGCGGGCGTCGCCGGCCGGCACGAGCAGCCGCACGCCCGTGTACAGACCGCTGAGGCGAGCGCGTCGTGCCGCGGCAAAGGGCGCCTGCTTGCGCGGCCCGCCGATACCGGTCGCGCGCTCCGCCCACCCGGTCGAGATGTACTGCTGAAAGGCGTCGGAGCGCGGCGTCGTCGACCGGTTCTCGGTCGCGCGCGGCGGCGCTTCGGTGGTCTCGGTCTCGCTGGCAGCGCTGAGTTCGGTGTCGGCCATGCGCCCATTCTGGCACCGGATGCTCAGGGCCGGCCCGGAGCATCCACCCAGTTGTTCCGCCCTTCTGCGACGGTCGCCCGCCGCAGAGCCGCGCCTCAGAGAATGAGCCGCGCGACGATCGGACGGTGGTCGCTGCCCGTGCCGTCCTCGGTGGTGATGACGCGGAAGCCGGTGACGGTGATGTCGTCGGTGACCATGATGTGGTCGATGGGCGCGCCGAGGATCGCCGGGAGGCGGGTGGGCCACGTGCCGACGGCGCCGTTGCCGGTGAGGAGGCCCGCGTCGAGGCAGTCGCCGAGGCCGAGGCGCAGTGCCCCGCCGGAGTCGCCGCCGATGGTGCGGAAGTGGTCGGCGGTCGCGTTCAGGTCACCGGCCAGGATGGTCTGCTCGCCGCGGCAGATGCCGTTGATCCAGTCGAGGTCGGCGCGCCAGTTGGCGAGCTGGCTGGGCAGCGGAGCCACCGGGTGCACGCCGATGATGGTGGGGCCGTCGTGCCCGTCGGGGCGCAGCACCATGCTCGGCAGCACGGTCGTGTTGCCGACGCTGTCGTCGACCACGTACTCGCCGATCGCGGCGGAGACGAGGACGGTCGTCGAGCGCGCTTTGGCGATGTAGTCGAAGGCGAACGAGTACACCCACATGGGTCGGCCGGCAGCACGCAGGCCTTCGGCGACCTCGACCCCCGTCTCCTGACTGGTTTCGGGCAGCACGATGATGTCGGCCTGCTCGTCGAGGGCGAGCTGCGTGATGCGGTCGGTGCCGGGGGCGTCGCCGAGGGTGTTCCAGCTGAGCACGGAGAGTTCTGCGGGTGCCCGGGTCGGGAACGACTCGTTTCCGAACCCGCGCGTCGACAGCACG contains:
- a CDS encoding HNH endonuclease signature motif containing protein; this translates as MTYPAPLEHLTALVAALERVPLDATALRALGDDDLLAITQLGAQAHRLLDARTALFAGELARRSRPELAHDGLAQRSGHRTVEELVRVTTGESWRDAVAAVNTGRMLVAPDTSAGREAGSDDLPMVAPYLTAALQAVRTGSISIGALDVIRAVFDGIDESVAPDALRSAVARVVEAAAHLDVDRLLRLARHAREELDTAALVDRERAQRDARSFRLWTLPDGMTRATWMLDPESAAQVRELVERATSPKRRGVHFVETVGAGDDADAAKASRIAEDQRTPEQYASDALVHLLAAGADADSSMILGTGAPQVRVLVTAADLARGEGSGSIEPATGSPEGTVVALPTVHRLLCGGVQTPILIGSTGQPLDVGRSQRLFTARQRVALAARDGGCRWPGCERPPSWCEAHHINEWERDRGRTDVDVGILLCRHHHLLLHDHGWRITRVGPSPEYELVPPATVDPQQRPRPMLSRGREWQRALAG
- a CDS encoding endonuclease/exonuclease/phosphatase family protein, translating into MIRRVVSAAVLLGVGAALLVIAWPALFGLSEAPVVAQLVSIRALSAALAILGALTLALVAMLWPAARRFLASLALIAIVFAGVNVAVLSTRGFGNESFPTRAPAELSVLSWNTLGDAPGTDRITQLALDEQADIIVLPETSQETGVEVAEGLRAAGRPMWVYSFAFDYIAKARSTTVLVSAAIGEYVVDDSVGNTTVLPSMVLRPDGHDGPTIIGVHPVAPLPSQLANWRADLDWINGICRGEQTILAGDLNATADHFRTIGGDSGGALRLGLGDCLDAGLLTGNGAVGTWPTRLPAILGAPIDHIMVTDDITVTGFRVITTEDGTGSDHRPIVARLIL
- a CDS encoding aminopeptidase P family protein, with the translated sequence MADTELSAASETETTEAPPRATENRSTTPRSDAFQQYISTGWAERATGIGGPRKQAPFAAARRARLSGLYTGVRLLVPAGDARQRSNDTDYPYRAHSAFAHLTGWGSDAVPGSVLVLEPHADGAEGHEAVLYFREAAGRDSDEFYANPAVGEFWTGPRPSVDDVATDLGLDARPLSALDAVWDALDADGPETLIVREAEPSLTDRLDAARILHAGAEPGTAEVDTARDDELARDLSELRLVKDSFELAEMRRAVEATQVGFDDIIADLPQIVAHPRGERLVEGTFNRRARADGNTVGYDTIAASGPHACILHWTRNDGPVVPGDLILIDAGVELDSYYTADITRTLPVSGEFTEVQRRVYEAVREAADAAFEIVRPGIRFKDVHAEAMRVIARVTAEWGLLPVSAEESLSPEGGYHRRYMVHGTSHHLGIDVHDCAQARRDLYLDGVLEEGMVFTIEPGLYFQPDDLTVPSELRGIGVRIEDDVVVTADGVESLSAGIPRTADEVEAWMREVAARR